In Thermoanaerobaculia bacterium, one genomic interval encodes:
- a CDS encoding RNA polymerase sigma factor — MLYAFHIPDPPESQSTVFRSPEPESKSWNKIDAGAWVEETYTMVYSALIRLCGGDRETAEDLTQETYRKAWQGLSSYAGKAKLSTWLYQIAYHTFLNHIRKPARLISVKDYSAIPANEEHEPQGLLEKEDLQERLRMAVMGLPDDLRFSLTAHFWAEIPVREIARMEGLSSMAIRKRLKRALKLLEAFLGEAES, encoded by the coding sequence ATGCTCTATGCCTTTCATATCCCCGATCCTCCTGAATCCCAATCAACTGTTTTCCGCTCTCCGGAACCTGAAAGCAAGAGCTGGAACAAAATCGATGCGGGAGCATGGGTTGAAGAAACCTACACCATGGTGTACTCCGCTCTGATCCGTCTCTGTGGGGGAGACCGGGAAACGGCAGAAGATTTGACGCAGGAGACCTACCGTAAAGCCTGGCAGGGGCTTTCCTCATATGCAGGAAAGGCAAAACTTTCCACATGGCTTTATCAGATCGCTTACCACACCTTCTTAAATCACATCCGTAAACCTGCACGCCTGATTTCCGTGAAGGATTATTCTGCAATTCCAGCAAACGAGGAGCATGAACCACAGGGGCTATTGGAGAAAGAGGATCTCCAGGAGCGTTTGAGAATGGCCGTCATGGGGTTACCCGACGATCTTCGATTTTCTCTGACAGCCCATTTCTGGGCTGAGATTCCGGTTCGGGAGATAGCACGGATGGAAGGATTGAGTTCCATGGCCATTCGAAAACGGCTGAAACGTGCGCTGAAGCTCCTTGAAGCCTTCCTCGGAGAAGCGGAATCATGA
- a CDS encoding PDZ domain-containing protein, translating into MIHWKALFIMPFVLAATLLAAPVPFPGEEPLIWSHASQETAYLGVVLREVTADDLRNSSLKEEAGAVVIRVEEGSPAAKADFKEGDVIVQWNRTPVESALQLKRFVRETPPGRKVTLNVVRDGKELSLRPALGTRPPAPDVPDLFRIHEGDRDHDDIMKWMNAEGKEFSFPGKKMVFLTTGKPRLGVELQNLSGQLAEYFGVTDGKGVLIAAVLDDSSAKKAGLRAGDIIVAIDGKVVENSSDLQSLIMDKDEGSITIKIIRDRKKQEVKAELGPAERTEHCDKKMIKEMVFSPGDDGEEKFIQVHVTGEPDSPEVEMKNIRVIVDDRNDENVKVIHRIESDEPAI; encoded by the coding sequence ATGATCCATTGGAAAGCTCTATTCATCATGCCCTTTGTTCTTGCCGCAACCCTGCTCGCCGCACCGGTTCCTTTCCCCGGTGAAGAACCCCTAATCTGGAGCCATGCCTCTCAGGAAACGGCCTATCTTGGAGTCGTCCTCCGGGAAGTGACCGCAGATGACCTTCGGAATTCATCCTTGAAAGAAGAGGCTGGAGCTGTCGTAATCCGTGTGGAGGAAGGGAGCCCCGCCGCCAAAGCAGATTTCAAGGAAGGTGACGTCATCGTTCAATGGAACAGGACGCCGGTGGAGAGTGCCCTGCAGCTTAAACGGTTCGTCCGGGAAACTCCTCCGGGCCGAAAAGTCACACTGAACGTGGTCCGGGACGGAAAGGAACTATCCCTTCGGCCCGCGCTGGGAACAAGGCCCCCGGCCCCCGATGTGCCGGATCTGTTCCGCATCCACGAGGGAGACAGGGATCATGACGATATCATGAAGTGGATGAACGCAGAGGGAAAGGAGTTCTCCTTCCCCGGGAAAAAAATGGTGTTTCTGACGACGGGAAAACCCAGGCTGGGCGTCGAGCTTCAAAACCTCTCCGGTCAGCTGGCAGAATATTTCGGAGTAACGGATGGGAAAGGAGTCCTGATCGCCGCCGTCCTGGATGACTCTTCCGCAAAAAAAGCAGGGCTTCGAGCCGGCGACATCATCGTGGCGATTGACGGCAAAGTGGTTGAGAATTCGAGCGACCTTCAATCCCTCATTATGGATAAGGACGAAGGGAGCATTACGATTAAGATCATCCGCGATCGAAAGAAACAGGAGGTAAAGGCCGAGCTGGGTCCGGCTGAAAGAACAGAGCATTGTGATAAAAAAATGATAAAGGAGATGGTGTTTTCCCCGGGAGATGACGGCGAGGAAAAGTTCATCCAGGTTCACGTTACGGGTGAACCCGATTCTCCTGAAGTGGAAATGAAAAACATCAGAGTCATCGTCGATGATCGTAACGATGAGAACGTGAAGGTGATTCACCGCATCGAATCAGACGAACCGGCCATCTGA
- a CDS encoding GNAT family N-acetyltransferase, whose protein sequence is MVNSGSITICHLFEQPQHVKAVAGWIHREWWSQRPGHTEATMELRLRQACSPDRVPLSLLAMEGCTPIGTVNLVENDAEQRPDWTPWLAALLVLPDYRGRGTGTDLVKRLLRYASRLEIKELYLGTDIPSFYNRFGSVDLEVFPNGFRYMTLPVPP, encoded by the coding sequence ATGGTGAACTCGGGGTCGATTACAATCTGCCATCTCTTCGAGCAGCCTCAACATGTCAAGGCCGTTGCTGGATGGATTCACAGGGAATGGTGGTCTCAACGACCCGGTCACACGGAGGCCACAATGGAGCTTCGGCTCCGACAGGCCTGCTCCCCCGACCGGGTACCCCTCTCTCTTCTGGCCATGGAAGGCTGCACGCCCATTGGAACCGTGAACCTCGTAGAAAATGATGCCGAGCAGAGGCCGGACTGGACTCCCTGGCTTGCCGCTCTCCTGGTTCTTCCCGATTACCGTGGGCGTGGAACTGGAACGGATCTTGTGAAAAGATTGCTCCGCTATGCCTCGAGGCTGGAGATAAAGGAACTCTACCTCGGGACTGATATCCCCTCCTTTTATAACCGTTTCGGATCCGTGGATCTTGAGGTTTTTCCAAATGGTTTTCGGTATATGACATTGCCTGTTCCACCATGA
- a CDS encoding two-component regulator propeller domain-containing protein, translating to MHILRAAGLILLLFPAIPLQALDPMKSIDQYDHTMWNTEDGLPQNSVTAILQTRLGYIWFGTQEGLVRFDGVRFDIFDKSNVKAFASNSVTCLAEDREGSLWIGTTDGLLRYRSDSFQHFGEKEGLPGRTVNCLWSEPDGSILAATDSGNLFQFGSNRFTPVIQGTLEPNDSIRTIFRDRSGILHIGTVRQGAGQINSRGELIQDSEKELRNVPIRCIAEAQNGALWFGTSGQGLVSIHKGRIRKIGTRDGLCDEIVSTLLVDRDENLWIGTFGGLNRIRQDGSMDSFQVMEGSATNVILSLEEDLEGNLWVGTSAGGLHRFKNGTFTTLTQASGMKNDDVFSICQDGKGAMWFGTYGGGAYRLDQNILTSVSTINGLSSDVVLSVQASRNGSIWIGTAEGLNRLDNHGIRTYTVRDGLKSNTITAIYEDHEGELWIGTDGGGLSHLTGDRFTTWSLEDGLSHPIVTTVLKDREGTVWVGTDGGGLNYLQDGKIHHDNRDGLAEGMIMVLYQDGEGDIWIGTFGDGLYRISGSEVQHWTMREGLFNDAIFEILEDDSSHLWMSTNKGVFSVTKSQLDDVARGRLDRVGCKTYGTRDGMKSNECNGGVQPAGCRSKDGRLWFPTLKGAVVVDPEHTVTNTIPPPVVIQKVQSGDRVYSGRTPIVLEPGYDKCEFHYTGLSFFDPDRVLFRYMLSGYDHSWVEAGKRRTAFYTGLKPGRYTFRVIACNSDGIWNEEGATVSLTLLPFFTQTVWFYLLLSLIIGLGVLGLYRIRVNHLRRRERELERLVDDRTRDLLSVTRELESANKELQRLSSQDGLTGIPNRRLFEETLDGEWRRSLRTETPLSIIMIDIDHFKAYNDSMGHIKGDECLKIVADTLSGCLRRPGDLLARFGGEEFVAVLFNSDEQGALYTAETMRNAVRKQALPHPSSPIDTVVTISLGTATFRPSPSTSATALLSAADDALYEAKRAGRNTVCQSVLNG from the coding sequence ATGCACATCCTTCGAGCGGCAGGGCTTATTCTCCTGCTGTTTCCGGCAATACCTCTTCAGGCTCTCGATCCGATGAAATCGATCGACCAGTATGACCACACCATGTGGAATACCGAAGATGGTCTGCCTCAGAATTCAGTCACTGCAATTCTCCAGACCCGCCTCGGGTATATCTGGTTCGGAACTCAGGAAGGATTGGTTCGCTTTGATGGTGTTCGATTTGATATTTTCGACAAATCCAATGTAAAGGCTTTCGCCTCCAACAGCGTAACCTGCCTGGCGGAAGACCGGGAAGGTTCGTTATGGATTGGAACGACCGATGGCCTGCTCAGGTATCGTTCGGATTCATTTCAGCACTTTGGTGAAAAAGAGGGCCTTCCAGGAAGAACGGTAAACTGCCTGTGGTCTGAACCGGATGGATCCATCCTTGCCGCCACAGATTCCGGCAATCTGTTTCAATTTGGATCGAATCGATTCACACCCGTAATTCAGGGCACTCTCGAACCGAATGATTCAATCCGTACGATTTTCAGAGATCGTTCCGGCATCTTGCACATCGGTACGGTTCGCCAGGGAGCGGGACAGATCAATTCCAGAGGAGAACTGATCCAGGATTCAGAGAAGGAGCTCCGAAACGTCCCGATCCGCTGTATTGCGGAGGCTCAGAACGGAGCCTTATGGTTCGGAACATCCGGACAGGGGCTTGTTTCGATTCATAAGGGTAGGATCCGAAAGATTGGAACACGGGACGGGCTATGCGATGAGATCGTATCAACTCTACTTGTCGATCGAGACGAAAATCTCTGGATCGGCACCTTTGGGGGCCTGAACCGGATTCGACAGGATGGATCAATGGACTCTTTTCAGGTTATGGAGGGAAGTGCCACGAATGTAATCCTGAGCCTCGAGGAAGATCTCGAGGGGAATCTCTGGGTGGGAACTTCCGCCGGGGGTCTGCATCGGTTTAAAAATGGGACGTTCACCACGCTGACGCAGGCTTCCGGGATGAAAAATGACGATGTATTTTCCATCTGCCAGGATGGGAAAGGAGCTATGTGGTTCGGGACTTACGGCGGGGGAGCTTATCGACTGGACCAGAATATCCTGACTTCTGTCTCAACAATAAATGGACTATCCAGCGATGTTGTCCTTTCCGTTCAGGCTTCCCGTAATGGAAGCATATGGATCGGCACGGCGGAAGGTCTGAACCGGCTGGACAATCACGGTATTCGTACCTACACGGTACGGGATGGACTGAAAAGCAATACGATCACAGCCATTTATGAAGACCATGAGGGAGAGCTCTGGATTGGGACAGACGGTGGAGGGTTGAGTCATCTGACCGGAGACCGTTTCACAACCTGGTCCCTGGAGGATGGACTGAGCCATCCGATTGTCACAACGGTTCTTAAGGACCGGGAAGGAACAGTATGGGTTGGAACGGATGGGGGGGGTCTCAATTATCTTCAGGACGGGAAAATTCATCATGACAATCGGGATGGACTTGCAGAGGGAATGATCATGGTTCTGTACCAGGATGGGGAAGGTGATATCTGGATCGGGACCTTTGGAGATGGACTCTATCGTATTTCTGGAAGCGAGGTTCAACACTGGACGATGAGGGAAGGCCTTTTCAATGACGCAATCTTTGAAATTCTTGAAGATGATTCATCCCATCTATGGATGAGTACAAATAAGGGTGTCTTTTCCGTCACAAAATCCCAGCTGGACGACGTGGCCCGTGGGAGGTTGGACCGTGTCGGGTGTAAAACCTACGGAACCCGGGATGGGATGAAGAGTAACGAATGTAACGGCGGTGTTCAGCCCGCCGGCTGCAGATCAAAAGATGGGAGGCTCTGGTTTCCGACGCTGAAGGGAGCTGTGGTCGTGGACCCTGAGCATACGGTCACCAATACCATTCCTCCCCCTGTCGTCATCCAGAAGGTCCAATCGGGAGACAGGGTTTACTCAGGGCGGACACCAATCGTACTGGAGCCCGGGTATGACAAATGTGAATTCCACTATACCGGCCTGTCTTTTTTCGACCCTGACCGCGTATTGTTTCGATACATGCTCTCAGGCTATGACCATTCCTGGGTCGAAGCCGGGAAAAGGAGGACGGCATTTTATACGGGGCTGAAGCCGGGGCGCTATACCTTTCGGGTCATTGCATGCAACAGTGACGGAATATGGAATGAAGAGGGCGCCACGGTATCCCTGACCCTGCTGCCCTTTTTCACACAAACCGTCTGGTTTTACCTTCTTCTTTCTCTTATTATCGGGTTGGGAGTCCTGGGGCTGTATCGTATTCGCGTCAACCACCTGCGCCGCAGGGAGAGAGAACTCGAACGCCTGGTGGATGACCGGACCCGAGATCTCCTGAGCGTGACCCGTGAACTGGAATCAGCTAACAAAGAACTCCAGCGCCTCTCCTCTCAGGATGGTCTCACGGGAATTCCCAACCGGCGTCTCTTCGAGGAGACCCTTGATGGGGAGTGGCGGCGCTCTCTTCGAACGGAAACTCCCCTGTCCATCATCATGATTGATATCGATCATTTCAAGGCTTATAACGACAGTATGGGACATATCAAGGGAGATGAATGCCTCAAAATCGTCGCGGATACGTTATCGGGATGTTTACGACGTCCCGGGGACCTTCTGGCACGATTCGGCGGAGAAGAGTTTGTCGCGGTGCTCTTCAACAGCGACGAACAGGGTGCGCTTTACACTGCGGAAACCATGAGGAATGCCGTACGAAAACAGGCACTTCCTCACCCATCCTCTCCAATCGATACCGTCGTGACCATCAGTCTTGGTACTGCAACCTTTCGTCCTTCGCCCTCCACTTCCGCAACAGCTCTGCTGTCTGCTGCGGATGATGCCCTGTACGAGGCCAAGCGAGCCGGGAGGAATACCGTTTGCCAGAGTGTCCTGAATGGCTGA
- a CDS encoding GspE/PulE family protein, producing MTAQANEVQSLLQFKESLTEIINQIHGAQNIKEIIVDLKTRILDLLGAERITIYAIDTKNQQLYSLYKEGEELKEIRVPRNFASIVGFCALSRQTVRLKNAYDPEELKALHPKLDFDSSWDKKSGFTTAQVLAAPILYDKYIMGVLQLLNKKGGGEFTNADQAAAQEIAKTLGIAFYNQRRITRAQQPNKYGYLIDKGLISEKNLEDAVSYARMNNQEISHVLVEKYRIAKEEVLKSLGQFFNSGHFVFDGTQMMPEEFRQRLNPEYLKKVLVAPLSKKGGTVQVAMEDPTDLAKIDIVRMMQLAPRHECLVAIPRDIQDYINTSYGIEETEVKSDLAEILGELEAETEEVVDEDALGVDEADNAIVRLANQIIKDAYQQGASDIHVEPYGKKMPTRIRFRIDGVCHVYQEIPATHRNAVISRLKIMSNLDISERRKPQDGKIRFRMKTGTIELRVATIPTTGSEEDIVMRILAASKPIPLEKMGFSERNLSAFYEVVSKPYGIVLCVGPTGSGKTTTLHSALGYINTPERKIWTAEDPVEITQPGLRQVQVHPKIGFTFAAAMRSFLRADPDVIMVGEMRDQETAHIGVEASLTGHLVLSTLHTNSAPETITRLLDMDIDPFNFADSLLGILAQRLIRTLCKSCKESYNPSREEFESMAASFGREALAARQIEWSPDMTLYKPVGCPECAGTGYRGRMGLHELLVGTDEVKRLIQQKSVVEEIRNQAISDGMTTLMQDGIIKVLQGSTDMKQVRAVCIR from the coding sequence ATGACTGCGCAAGCGAATGAAGTCCAATCACTTCTTCAATTCAAAGAAAGTCTCACAGAAATCATTAACCAGATCCATGGAGCCCAGAATATAAAAGAAATCATCGTGGATCTGAAGACCCGGATTCTGGACCTCCTGGGCGCCGAGCGGATTACCATATACGCCATCGACACAAAGAACCAGCAGTTGTACAGCCTTTACAAAGAAGGTGAAGAACTGAAAGAGATTCGGGTACCCCGTAACTTTGCATCGATTGTGGGATTCTGTGCTCTTTCAAGACAGACCGTTCGTCTTAAAAATGCCTATGATCCTGAAGAATTAAAGGCCCTTCACCCCAAGCTGGACTTTGACTCTTCCTGGGATAAAAAATCGGGGTTTACAACCGCCCAGGTCCTGGCGGCACCGATTCTTTACGATAAGTACATCATGGGAGTTCTTCAGCTCCTGAATAAAAAGGGAGGCGGAGAATTTACCAATGCGGATCAGGCGGCGGCACAGGAGATTGCGAAAACCCTGGGAATCGCCTTTTACAACCAGAGACGGATAACCCGGGCTCAGCAGCCCAACAAGTATGGATACCTGATCGACAAGGGGCTGATTTCGGAGAAGAACCTTGAAGATGCCGTCAGCTATGCTCGAATGAATAACCAGGAAATCAGCCATGTCCTGGTGGAAAAGTACCGGATCGCAAAAGAGGAAGTCCTGAAAAGCCTGGGGCAATTTTTCAATTCCGGCCACTTTGTTTTCGACGGAACCCAGATGATGCCTGAAGAATTTCGCCAGAGACTCAACCCCGAATATCTGAAAAAAGTCCTTGTCGCGCCGCTGTCCAAAAAAGGCGGAACGGTTCAGGTCGCCATGGAGGACCCCACAGATCTGGCCAAAATTGACATTGTCCGAATGATGCAGCTGGCCCCCCGGCATGAATGTCTTGTTGCCATACCCAGGGATATCCAGGATTACATCAACACCTCCTATGGGATCGAGGAAACCGAGGTAAAATCCGATCTGGCTGAAATTCTGGGTGAACTGGAAGCCGAAACCGAAGAGGTGGTGGATGAGGATGCTCTGGGTGTCGACGAAGCCGACAACGCCATCGTTCGACTGGCCAACCAGATCATCAAGGATGCGTATCAGCAGGGCGCCTCGGACATCCACGTGGAGCCCTATGGGAAGAAGATGCCCACAAGGATTCGTTTTCGAATTGACGGCGTCTGCCATGTGTACCAGGAAATTCCAGCCACACATCGCAATGCCGTGATATCAAGGCTTAAGATCATGTCCAATCTTGATATTTCTGAACGTCGAAAACCTCAGGACGGGAAAATCAGATTCCGCATGAAAACGGGTACGATCGAGCTTCGTGTGGCCACCATTCCCACTACCGGCAGTGAAGAAGACATCGTCATGAGAATCCTGGCGGCATCCAAACCGATCCCTCTGGAGAAAATGGGATTTTCCGAACGAAATCTCTCCGCCTTTTACGAAGTTGTTTCAAAACCCTATGGAATCGTTCTATGTGTAGGTCCTACCGGATCGGGAAAGACAACAACCCTGCACTCGGCCCTGGGATACATTAACACCCCGGAACGAAAAATCTGGACAGCGGAAGACCCCGTGGAAATTACGCAGCCCGGGCTGCGTCAGGTTCAGGTTCATCCGAAGATCGGATTTACTTTCGCTGCTGCGATGCGCTCGTTTCTCCGTGCCGACCCGGATGTGATCATGGTCGGTGAAATGCGTGACCAGGAAACGGCCCACATCGGCGTGGAAGCATCCCTGACCGGTCACCTTGTCCTTTCCACACTTCACACCAACTCCGCACCGGAAACAATTACCCGTCTGCTGGATATGGATATCGATCCATTCAACTTTGCCGATTCTCTTCTGGGCATTCTTGCCCAGCGTCTGATCCGGACCCTCTGCAAGAGCTGTAAAGAGTCCTACAATCCTTCCAGGGAAGAATTTGAGTCCATGGCTGCCTCCTTTGGACGAGAGGCTCTGGCAGCCAGACAGATCGAATGGAGCCCCGACATGACACTTTATAAACCGGTCGGTTGTCCCGAGTGTGCGGGAACGGGATATCGCGGACGAATGGGACTCCACGAGCTTCTTGTGGGAACCGACGAGGTCAAGCGCTTGATCCAGCAAAAATCGGTCGTGGAAGAAATCCGAAACCAGGCGATCAGTGACGGTATGACCACGCTGATGCAGGACGGGATCATCAAAGTTCTCCAGGGAAGTACGGACATGAAGCAGGTCCGGGCGGTATGTATCCGGTAG
- a CDS encoding nitrilase-related carbon-nitrogen hydrolase, translated as MYPVACIQFQPAWKDLQVNLEAILQWTDRAGEVRAVFFPELATTGYLFQSREEALLLSLTPDDPRLDPLRRTAERSGKMITFGTPIREGDHLYNSALILHPDGSVRSYHKVHLFDREKNVFDPGPDAPGLIELDDLKVGVLICFDWAFPEIWRSLAMQGADLVVCPSNLVLPGKGQKGVIGHALYNRIYVVLPNRYGVEDDLRFTGGSLIVGPDGEILCEAPGVGDRILRSWIDPALARNKQVTSRNHLFKDRRPGFY; from the coding sequence ATGTATCCGGTAGCCTGTATCCAGTTTCAACCCGCCTGGAAGGATCTTCAGGTAAACCTTGAAGCAATTTTGCAGTGGACGGACCGTGCGGGAGAGGTACGTGCCGTCTTTTTTCCCGAACTTGCCACGACCGGATACCTTTTTCAGAGCCGCGAAGAAGCGCTTCTCCTCTCCCTTACACCGGATGATCCGAGGCTGGACCCCCTGCGTCGAACGGCAGAACGATCCGGAAAGATGATCACCTTCGGAACCCCGATCCGGGAAGGAGATCATCTCTATAACAGCGCCCTGATCCTCCACCCCGACGGGAGCGTGCGTTCCTACCACAAAGTTCACCTCTTTGATCGTGAAAAAAACGTTTTCGATCCGGGCCCGGATGCTCCTGGACTAATTGAACTGGACGACCTGAAGGTGGGGGTTCTCATCTGCTTCGATTGGGCTTTTCCGGAGATCTGGCGTTCTCTGGCGATGCAGGGAGCCGATCTGGTTGTGTGTCCATCCAACCTCGTCCTTCCTGGAAAGGGTCAGAAGGGTGTCATCGGGCACGCTCTTTATAACCGGATCTATGTCGTCCTGCCCAACCGATATGGCGTGGAAGACGATCTTCGTTTTACGGGAGGATCCCTGATTGTGGGTCCGGATGGAGAAATTTTATGCGAGGCACCGGGCGTCGGAGATCGAATTCTTCGGTCCTGGATTGATCCGGCTCTTGCCCGAAACAAGCAGGTGACTTCCCGCAATCATCTCTTTAAGGACCGAAGACCCGGGTTTTATTAA
- a CDS encoding M48 family metallopeptidase → MQCVQCGANLEQQDLVSTQTFPGTDAGRCRHCGTINLITQDGPRYVLICDVCAAPFASPTGLGPGEEICPDCRVQKRRAPAFLIPLLDKLSRAREITLGNEAARNILKNKTVIPQGPTVVWLNRVVSLLGSESPRPDLPYSCILVQDPEPNALSIPGGIILVNTGLFDFVEREGEIVFVLAHEVSHICMRHGLLNLEHREKMAPIRFLANLAVLLITGGAAWFLIPFVNVLLDAEKMGYGRQHETEADKMGMRLMLDVGYDPTHAAIFFDRLAALQPSSQYMAFLASHPSPLDRRNAVRSFLHEHPVDPSLLRGNEVVGRTKKIASPTTQRGRSPIPVQKPCGCCSCCGCSGFLLALLSLLLSC, encoded by the coding sequence ATGCAGTGTGTCCAGTGCGGAGCCAACCTGGAACAGCAGGACCTGGTTTCAACACAGACCTTTCCCGGAACGGACGCGGGCCGGTGCCGACATTGCGGAACGATCAATCTCATCACACAGGATGGCCCCCGATATGTGCTGATCTGTGATGTCTGCGCAGCTCCCTTTGCTTCTCCAACGGGACTGGGGCCGGGAGAAGAGATTTGTCCGGACTGCAGGGTACAAAAGCGAAGGGCCCCGGCCTTCCTGATTCCCCTCCTGGACAAGCTCTCCCGTGCCAGGGAAATCACACTGGGTAACGAAGCGGCCCGGAATATCCTGAAAAACAAAACCGTAATTCCTCAGGGTCCGACTGTCGTATGGTTAAATCGCGTTGTTTCCCTTCTCGGCAGTGAATCCCCAAGACCTGACCTTCCCTATTCCTGCATTCTCGTTCAGGATCCGGAACCCAATGCACTCTCCATTCCGGGCGGTATCATTCTTGTAAATACGGGGCTTTTCGACTTCGTTGAGCGGGAGGGAGAGATCGTCTTTGTCCTGGCCCATGAGGTGAGCCATATCTGCATGCGCCACGGGCTCCTGAACCTGGAGCACAGGGAAAAGATGGCTCCCATCCGTTTTCTGGCTAACCTTGCCGTTCTTCTGATAACGGGCGGTGCAGCCTGGTTTCTGATCCCCTTTGTCAATGTTCTCCTGGATGCAGAGAAAATGGGCTATGGAAGACAGCATGAGACGGAGGCCGACAAGATGGGGATGAGGCTCATGCTGGATGTGGGATATGATCCCACCCACGCGGCAATCTTTTTTGACCGCCTCGCGGCTCTACAGCCTTCATCTCAATATATGGCGTTTCTGGCCTCCCACCCCTCTCCCCTCGACCGTAGGAACGCGGTGCGTTCCTTTCTGCATGAACACCCCGTCGATCCTTCCCTGCTTCGCGGTAATGAAGTCGTCGGAAGAACGAAAAAAATTGCTTCACCGACCACGCAAAGGGGGAGATCCCCCATACCGGTCCAAAAGCCGTGCGGTTGTTGTTCCTGCTGCGGTTGCTCGGGCTTTCTCCTGGCTCTTCTCAGCCTTCTCTTGAGCTGCTGA
- a CDS encoding glucose 1-dehydrogenase, with product MDEHNSFQGMVALVTGASSGIGKATAIAFAHRGADLVISGRNRGRLSDTEARIRAMKREVIALAGDLKEASFRQQLVGECEYRFHRLDSVVNAAGIIGSGTLESTSIGVFSEMFEINTTSVFHIMQLALPLLQQSSGSVVNVSSVTGLRSFPGVLAYCVSKAAVDQLTRCAALELAPHGVRVNAVNPGVVVTNLHRAGGMDEPTYKAFLERSRDTHPLGRVGSPEEVAELILFLASRNAGWITGETISIDGGRAQTCAR from the coding sequence ATGGACGAACATAATTCTTTTCAGGGAATGGTGGCCCTGGTTACAGGGGCATCCTCCGGCATTGGGAAGGCGACAGCCATCGCCTTCGCCCATAGAGGAGCTGACCTCGTGATTTCGGGACGGAATCGGGGGCGCCTTTCGGATACGGAAGCGAGGATTCGAGCAATGAAACGCGAGGTAATCGCCCTCGCGGGGGATCTGAAGGAAGCCTCCTTTCGCCAACAGTTGGTCGGGGAATGTGAATACCGATTTCACCGGCTGGATAGTGTCGTTAATGCCGCAGGCATTATTGGGAGCGGTACCCTGGAATCGACTTCCATTGGCGTTTTTTCTGAAATGTTTGAAATCAATACCACATCGGTTTTTCACATTATGCAGTTAGCCCTTCCACTCCTGCAACAATCATCAGGGTCCGTCGTCAACGTTTCAAGTGTCACAGGCCTGAGATCCTTTCCCGGAGTCCTGGCCTACTGTGTTTCGAAGGCCGCCGTCGACCAGCTGACCCGGTGTGCCGCACTGGAGCTGGCTCCTCATGGAGTGCGAGTCAACGCTGTCAATCCCGGAGTGGTAGTCACCAACCTCCATCGAGCAGGGGGAATGGACGAGCCGACGTATAAGGCATTTCTGGAACGATCCAGAGATACCCATCCATTGGGCCGGGTTGGAAGCCCGGAAGAGGTCGCGGAGCTGATCCTGTTTTTGGCATCCAGAAATGCGGGGTGGATCACGGGTGAGACGATTTCCATCGATGGAGGCAGAGCTCAGACCTGTGCGCGTTGA